The nucleotide sequence ATTTCAGCTAACGTCATCAAGCGCTGCACTGCATAATAAGGCAAAGTCACAGCTAACGTGGCTAATAGCCCCATCCAGACGTCAATGCCGAAATAAACGGTAAAGCCCACCAGCAACAAAATAGGAACGAAGAAGTTATGCAGTTGCCCTTTGGCATCGGCATTTTCAAACTCTTCTTCCATGGCCTTAATGGCATATTCATCAGAGGTTTGTACTGAATCAAGATCCATTTGCGCAAGCGCTGGGTGCCCTTGAGCGGCTGCCAGTTGGGCTTTTTTCATCGGTCCAAAGGCTGGTACTATCCCTAAGATAACTAACAACACCATAGCCACAGCAAACCAGGCATACAGCATATAAGGGATGGCTTGCATATAGACACTAATGGCCTGACCTTCAGGTGCAATACCATTATCGACGAGTAAACCACCAAAGAATACCGCCCACGTTGATAACGGCACTAACACGCAAATTGGCGCAGCGGTTGAATCCACGACATAAGCTAACATCTCGCGTGAGATTTTAAACTTATCAGTCACGCGTTTCATGGTAGAACCAACAGTCAAGGCATTAAGATAATCATCAATAAAGATAATTAATCCTAATACGAAGGTCATCAGTAATGAGGATTTCGGGCCTTTAGCAAATTTAAGCGTTGCCCGGCCAAATGCCATGGCCCCCCCAGTTCTCACCAATAACGAAATAAGCGCGCCAAAACCGCCACACACTAAAATTAACCAACCTATGGTTTCATCGCCCATCACGTTCAGTGAAATTTTAGCAAAACTTGGCAATATCTGTGCTGGGTCAATTAATGACAAGCCAACTAAGGTACCAATAACTAAAGCTAAAATTGGACGACGTAGCCAAATGGCTAACACTAAAACCACCGCGGGTGGAATAAGACTTAACGCTGTCACTTCAGACATGCACTTAGGTCCTCAAATAAACGCCTGAAATAGGCTAAGGTGAGTAAAATACAGCGTAATATCGCTGTTATTTCTGCTTTCAGTGGGGCGTAGCTTGATTCAGATCAGAATTATCCGATGCTGCAATTGTCAGCCTTATAAAACATCGCGCAAAAAATAAAACGCATTGACGATTGAGTCAATATTTAATTAATAATTGCTGATAATATTTTAAATATAATGCCTGCTGAATATAAAGTGCCACTAGCTGATTGTGAGATAGATCGCACTTTGTCGCTGTGCTATTTATAAGCAACTACACAGAGGTTAATTTATATTCGGCCAAATATGATCAAGTCAACTCAACCAACGGCAAAGTTGCTTATTAATTAGTCAGCGACCTAATAATATATCTGTGTCTTCCGCCCATTATCACCAACAACTATTTTACATTTTGTCGATAATAATGTTTGCCTTAAGCATGAATGGATGGCAGCAGAATATTTTACTATCTGCGCCACATAAAACCGCTTAAATAATCAAAAAACACTTTCAACAGGCTAAGAATTTAGTTAATGTGCTGAAATTATAATTAAATCTGGCATGCGGCGAGGTAACCATGCGTCCCATCATCAAATCCAACAAATTAGATACGGTTTGCTACGACATTCGTGGCCCGGTTCATAAAGAAGCAAGACGGCTTGAAGAAGAAGGCCATCGCATTCTAAAACTCAATATTGGTAACCCTGCCCCGTTCGGATTTGAGGCACCAGAAGAAATCGTCCGTGACGTGATCTTGAACTTACCGAGCGCCCAAGGCTACTGTGAGTCAAAAGGATTATTTAGCGCCCGTAAAGCGATTGTGCAGCATTATCAAGCTCAAGGTATTCGTGGCGTCGATATCGAAGATATCTATATTGGTAATGGCGTGTCGGAGCTTATCGTCATGGCCATGCAAGGCCTGCTGAATAGCGATGATGAAGTATTAATTCCAGCGCCTGATTATCCGTTATGGACAGCGGCGGCCAATTTAGCTGGCGGTAAAGCCGTGCATTATCGCTGTGACGAAGAAGCCGATTGGTTTCCTTGTTTAGACGATATTAAGGCCAAAATTAGCCCGCGCACCCGCGCCTTAGTCATGATTAATCCCAATAACCCAACTGGCGCCGTGTATAGCGAAGCCATGATTTTGGAATTGATTGAGATTTGTCGCCAGCATCAGCTAATTTTATTTGCCGATGAAATTTACGACAAAATTTTGTATGACGGTGCCAAACACATTCCAGCCGCCAGTTTGTCCGATGATATTTTAACTGTCACCTTTAATGGCTTATCTAAGTCTTATCGCGCCGCCGGTTTCCGGGTGGGTTGGATGATGTTAACTGGTAACTTAAAGGCTGCTCAAAGCTATATTGATGGCTTAGATATGCTTGCTTCCATGCGTTTATGTGCCAACGTGCCTAATCAGTACGCCATTCAGACCGCATTAGGTGGCTATCAAAGTATCAATGAACTGATTTTGCCAAGTGGTCGCTTAACCGTGCAGCGCGATGTGTGTATTGATTTACTCAATAGCATTCCTGGCGTTAGCTGTAAAAAGCCTAAAGGCGCCCTATACGCCTTCCCTAAACTTGATATTAAAAAGTTTAATATCAGGGATGATGAGAAGCTGGTGTTGGATTTACTGCGTGATCGCAAAATCCTCTTAGTTCATGGCTCAGCATTTAACTGGCCAGAACCTGATCACTTACGCGTAGTCTTCTTACCTTGGAAAGAAGACTTGCAAAAAGCTCTAACAGAATTCGGTAGTTTCTTAGGTAATTATCGACAATAACAAACAGCGACTTCGGTCGCTGTTTTGCTATTGGCTGCTCGCTGCGATACTCTGCAATTAACAGACTAGATAAGGATACCTATGAGCCATTTCTTTGCCCACATGGCCAGAATGAAGTTAATTCAGCGTTGGCCATTAATGCACAATGTCCGCACCGAAAACGTGCAAGAGCATTCACTTCAAGTCGCTATGGTGGCCCACGCGCTAGCCGTGATCAGCAATCAATACCATCAAGCGCAATTTGACCCTTACCGCGCCGCCACTATCGCCATTTACCATGACGCCAGTGAAGTACTCACGGGCGACTTGCCAACACCGGTTAAGTATTTCAACAAAGATATTGAAGCTGAATATAAAAAGATTGAGGCCATCGCCGAAACCCATTTACTCAATATGCTGCCGGAATTACTCCGCCCAGATTTCGAATCTTTATTAGTCACTAGCCACATACCGCCTGAATACAAGGCCTTAGTAAAATCAGCAGATACCTTATGCGCCTACCTTAAGTGTTTAGAAGAAAGCCGCGCCGGTAATGATGAATTTTTTACTGCCAAACGCCGCCTTGAAGAAAGATTGACCCAAGACCCTTTACCTGCGGTGCAAGACTTCATTCAGTTATTTATTCCAAGCTTTAGGCTCAATCTCGATCAAATTAATCAGATGTTATAGGAAGCGTATGGAAATCTGGCAACAAAGACGTTTAGATGAAGATAAACAAAGACGTTTTGATCAACGCAGCCCCTATCAGCGTGACCGCGCGCGCATTTTGCACAGCGCCGCCTTTAGGCGCCTACAAGCCAAAACCCAAGTCTTGGGGGTTGGCATGAATGACTTTTACCGCACTCGCCTGACCCACTCGTTAGAGGTATCCCAAATAGGCACAGGCATTGCGGCGCTGCTGCGAACTAAGCGCCCGGAATTAAACCATTTATTAGGGGATGATGCGCTAATTGATGCCCTGTGTTTGGCCCATGATATTGGCCATCCACCGTTTGGCCATGGCGGCGAAATTGCGCTTAATTTTATGATGCGTGACTTTGGCGGTTTTGAAGGTAACGGCCAAACCTTAAGAATTTTAACTAAGCTTGAGCCTTATACCTTAGATGATGGTATGAATCTGTGCCGCCGCACCTTACTGGGGGTACTTAAATATCCAGTGCTTAACAGCGCTATTCCAAGCCTAAGCCAGCCATCTGCCATCAAACCCTTTGCTCAAGTTAAAGCCAGCGATTGGTTACCCAACAAGGCGCTCTATGATGATGATGCTGATATCCTTGAGTGGATCCTATCCCCCCTAGCTAGTAAAGATATTGAGCTACTGCAAACCCTGCGTCCTAAAGCTAATGGGCAACTGCGCAGCGTTCATAAATCCTTAGATTGCAGCATTATGGAACTGGCCGATGATATCGCTTATGCCGTCCATGATTTAGAAGATGCCATTGTGATGGGGATAGTGAACCAAGCGCAGTGGCAAGAGCAAGTGCAACCTGTGATTGCCTCAAGCCTGGATGAGTATATTCGTGAACATTTAAGTGGTGTCACCCAAGCCTTATTTTCTAATACTCATCACTTACGCAAAAACGCCATTGGCATACTAATTAATGCCTTAGTGACTGCCATTGATATTAATGACAACCCAGAGTTTTCCTGTGAATTATTACGCTATAACGCTTGTCTATCGGCGCCGTTTGAGTTGTTACTTAATTGCTTAAAAACCTTTGTATCTGTCAATGTGGTGCATAAGCCTGAAGTGCAAATGCTGGAATACAAAGGCCAACAAATGATCATGAAACTGTTTGAAGCCTTTCAATCAGACCCCATGCGGCTGTTACCCACCAATACCCGCGCGCGTTATCAGCAAATGGATGCCAACCACGGCAACTCAACGCGCGTCATTGCCGATTATATTGGCGGCATGACAGATGATTTTGCCACACGTCTTTATCAACAACTGTTTAGCCCGTATGCCGGCAATATTCTGGATTTTGGCCCAGAGTAACGCTGACGGAAACAGTGAATACATTAATAATTCGAATTTTTATTAATGAATTAGCATAAATTGTACCCATAAAAAAACGCGCCTCTAGCGCGTTTTTTGTATTTTTTTGTATAGTGGCTTGCTTAGCTTGTTAACCTAACAAACTTGGGAACATGCCCTTAAAGCCCGCCGCTATCACTTCAATACCAATAGATAGCATTAATAGACCCATTAAACGGGTGATGACGTTAATACCGGTTTTACCCAAAATCCGATAAATAATCGAGGCCAAGCTAAAGAGTAAATAGCTCAGTAAGCCAAAGATAATCACAGTCACAAACATGCCGAGTACATTCATTAAAGTATTGTGCTCAGCGGCAAAAACTATCACAGAACTAATGGCGCCAGGGCCTGCCATTAATGGCAAGGCTAAAGGCACAACGGCAACGGATTCCATCGCCGAAGATTCTCTATCTTCTTCTTGGTTGCGTTTAACTTCACCAAGCTTACCTTGAAGCATAGACATAGCTATGATGGCAATCAGGCTGCCACCTGCAATTCTAAATGCCGATAAACTGATACTAAACATGTTCAAAATATGTTGGCCAGCCACTATGGTCACTAGCAGAATCACGACCACCGCAAAGTTAGCAACTTTAGCCGTATGCTTGCGATCCACATTGTTCTGATGACTAGTTAAACTCACAAAGACAGGTAATAACCCCACAGGGTTAATAATGGCCACTAAGCCAAGAAAAAATTTAACGTAAAGAGTGATATCCACGAGTGTTTCCTTTGACGATAGGCAGCCGTCAATTGGCGATGGCTAATAAGGCGGCTACTCTACCTTAATGAGGTTAGACACTGAATAGCGATTTATTGTGATAGCTCACACTTTGTAAAAATATCAATTTTTAATGCTTAAGCACGTACCTTCATCTAGCGATTAACTGTGATACCTCACAATTAACTAGAGATATTAATCATAGCGCTTAATTAGACTGATAAACGAGTTCTGAGCAACTTGCCATCGAGCCAACTAGCTTCTAAAACGATTCTTGCCATGCTCTTTAGCTTCATACATAAGCTGGTCGGCCTTATGTAGGCAAGATTCAAAATGGGCGTCGGTATCTTCCCACTGAGTAATACCAACGCTTACCGTAATACCTATATCCACAGAATCACTTATCTTAATTCTAAATTTTCGCAGCTCCGCCAGTAAGCGTTTAATTAATTGACTGGCTAACAACACCTTAGTGTTAGGCAGCAACAAACCAAACTCCTCCCCCCCAAGTCTTGCTATGGTATCTTCTTGCCTAAGCGCCGACTTTAATAACTCAGATAACACCACTAACACCTTGTCACCGGCGGCATGACCATAGATATCATTAATCCTCTTAAAGTTATCAACGTCCAATACGCACAAGACAAAGGGCATAGTTTGGCGTTTACTGCGCGCGCATTCTCGCTCTAAGGCATTCATAAAGTAACGCCGATTGACTAAGCCTGTGAGTGAGTCTGTCATCACCATGTGCTGCAGTTCTAATTGATGGGTTTGCATATCAGTAACATCGGTAGCAAAGCCCATAATGCCAATCACCACATTGTGATTATTAATAATGGCTTTCTTTTTTACGGAAAAATGATGGGTCACATGATCATTAAGACTTTGAATGCTTTCCATTTGCTCAAGATCTTCACCGAGTGCTAGCACGCGGTCATCATGAGCCGAGATAGTTTTAAGGCAGCTTGAGTGGAGAATATCTTCATCGCAAAAGCCTAACTGCGCATCCGCTGCAATCTTAAGATACTCGCGGCCAAGACGATTGATATAGACATAGCGCCGCGCCATATCTTTAACAAAAATAATCATGTCGGAATTATCAGCCACCAGCGTAAGTAATGCTTGGTTGATATCTATTAACTGCTCATCCGTGGACAATTTCATTGGTACTCTAACCTGATTATTTTATTAATATGATGAGTATAGCCAACCCATTGCATTTGCTGATGACAATGCCGATGAAACATCACTTATATAACAAGGGCTTTAATGAATGCTTGCGCTCTTATCATTTAAATCATTACTAACGAGGCACATCCTCTTTTAGCATTTTTTGCAGCAAGCTTAAGTTAAGCCATCGATCGAACTTAAAAGCCACTTGGTTAAGCTCACCCGCCGAGCTAAACCCTTGCCCTTGATGTAAACCAATACTGGCAAGATTGTCGCTATCAATAGCCGCTATCATGGTATGCATGCCCGCGGTTTTAGCTTCAGTAATCAAGGCTTGCAGCAATAAACGGCCAACGCCCTGTCCTTGATGTTCCGCATCAACATACAAGCTATGCTCCACGGTAAAGCGATTGGCGGCATAGGCACGAAAATGGCCATAAGAGCCAAAACCTAGGAGCTGCGATGCTGCCAAGGCGACGACTATGGGTTGCTGCTGGCTACTTTTAGTAGCAAACCAAGCACTTAACCAAGCATCATCTCTTGGCGCTAAGTCATAGAGGGCGGTGGTATTAATAATGGCGTGATTCATCAGCGCTAAAATTGCCGCGCTATCACGCGCTTCATTGGCATAAGCCAAGGTAATTGTTGTTGATGACATTAAGATTTCCGTAGTCACTGCGCCCTTAAAAGGAAAGTACATAGAGAACTATCCCATAGATAAAAAAGCCTGCTAATGCAGGCCTTTAGGATTATTTAGCTGTGTAGGTATTTAACCAGCCAAGCACATTGCCATACCACTGTTCCAGATTTTCCGGCGATAAAATCCAATGATTTTCGCTTGGATATATGAGTAATTTGGATGGAATATTATTGCGCTGCATATAAGTAAACGCCGCTAAGCCTTGATCATAAGGCACCCTGAAGTCTTTCTCACCATGGATAACCAGCATAGGGGTTTTCCAATTTTTGAGATGATTGACTGGGTTAAACTTCTCATACAGCGCCTTGTTCTGCTCGTACGGGCCACCAAATTCATACTCAGGAAACCATAATTCTTCAGTAACATGATACATAGAGCGCATGTCAAATAAGCCCGCGTGATTCACTAAACACTTAAAGCCATTAGGCCAGTTGCCTTGGATCCAGTTCATCATATAGCCACCATAACTGCCACCTAAGGCGCAGGCATTATTTTTGTCTAACCAAGGTTGCTGCTGGGCGACGCTCTCTAGACCTTTTTGCAAATCTTCCAGCGGCTTACCGCCCCAATCTTGACTAATGGAATCGGTAAACGCTTGGCCATAACCGGTGGAACCATGAAAATCGACCATCACTACGCCATAACCAGCACCCGCCCACACTTGTGGGTTCCAGCGATGGCTAAAGCTATTACCAAAGGAGCCTTGTGGGCCACCATGGACTAAATATGCAATGGGGTACTGTTTTCCAGCCTCAAAATTGGCAGGTTTTAACCAGTAACCATAAACAGTTTCGTTATTCCAACCTTTAAAATTGAACTGCTCAAATTCACCAAATTTGAGGCTGGCAAGCTTATCTTTATTCACAGCGGTAATGCGTGACACTTGATTAGTGCCTAAATCTAATGAATAAATGTCGCCCGGTTCAACTAAGCTACTGCGACTAAACACTATAGTTTCTGGGGTTAGCGCCACTAGGCGACTACTCCCTTCGCTATGCAAAGGTTTAACATCGCCAAATTGGGTATTCACTTCAAAAATGCCAACCTGACCTAAATCTTGCGCCGTTACATATAAGCTTTTACCGTCTTTAGAAAACATTAACGAATCAGGGCTTCTATCCCACAGCGGCGCCACTTCTTTTTTCTCACCAGTCACAGAATCAAGCAACATAATGCGGTAACGGTCTGCTTCAAAACCCGGTTTACTCATGGCTAAATAAGCAAGATAACGGCCGTCAGGCGAATAAGTTGCATGGGCATCCCAGGCCTTATTATCAGCGGTGAGGTTTTTAGCGGTGCCACCAGTCACAGGCACTTGCCATAAATCATAATTTGTCGTCCACGCTTGATCTTTACTTGGCGCTTTAGCGGTATACACCAAGGATTTATCGTCGGGCGTAAAGGTCACTTCTTCCATGCCTGAAAATGGCTTTGGCGGCGCTTCAGTATCAAGCCCTGCAGTCACGTCCACTAATTCACCAAGACCTGCAGCCGTTAATGGCGCCACAAACAAATGATTACGGGCATGATCGTGCCAAGTATCCCAATGGCGCACCATCAACTGAGTGTATTCTCGCCCCGCGTTTGGCTTATCAGCCTGAGCCGTAAACTTATCTTTCGAGCAGGTTAAGGTCTTACACTCAGGAAACACCCGAATTTGCAGGGCCACTTGATTGCCAGAATTATCTAATTGAAAACCATCAATATCTAACGGCAGTTGTGACACAGGCTGAGCTTCACCGCCTTGCAGTGACAGCCTAAATAACTGACTGGTGCCATTGCGATTGGCCAAGAAGTAAATTGATTGATTATCTGGGGCGAATGCCACTGAATGTTCAGTGCCTTTAGTGGCGGTTAACTGAATGGCTGGCGCATCAGGTTTAGTGACGTCCACCAAATACAATTCAGACTCTCGGTCACCGTTAGCATCCATCACATTTAAGCCATACACCAAGCGACTACCATCACTTGCCACCGCCACTGAATGCTGTTTATTCAACTTAACTAAGTCTTGCACACTAAATGGCTTCAAACTGCTACTGTGAGCCAGCTGCGCACTACTGGCCAAGGTTAAGGCCAACAATAATTTCGAATATTTCATTTGTTCTTCTTATTTAAGTGATTACCGCGCTAAAGCTTTACTGCGTACAAGCAAGCACAGTTTTTACTTGCTTGTACGTCGCAAAGTTAGCTAAGCGCGTGACTAAGATTGCTCAAGTTCAAATAGCTAACCAATTGAATAAATTAATTGGCATTAAGACTTATTAGCGCCAAGGTTCACTTTCCACTGGGCAGGCCCTGTGTCATGAACATTCACCCCTAACGAATCTACAGCGACTGTGACTGGCATATCGGTGACATCAAACTCATAGATAGCTTCCATGCCGAGATCGGCAAAGGCCACCACGCGCGCATGTTTAATCGCTTTAGAAACTAAATATGCGGCGCCACCCACAGCCATTAAATACACGGCTTTATGAGCTTTAATGGAAGCCACAGTCGCAGGTCCGCGCTCAGCCTTACCTATCATGCCCATCAAACCAGTTTTATCTAACATCATGTCGGTAAATTTATCCATGCGCGTCGCGGTTGTTGGGCCAGCAGGTCCCACCACCTCATCACGCACAGGATCAACTGGGCCAACGTAATAAATAAACTTACCATGAAAATCAACGCCATCAGGCAAAGCTTGGCCAGATTCAATTAACCCTTGAATACGTTTATGGGCAGCGTCTCGTCCGGTTAGCATTTTACCGCTTAGCAATAAGGTATCGCCGCTGCGCCACTGCTCCATCTCGGCTTGAGTCAAACTATTAAGATTGACGCGGCGAACATTTTCCCCGACTTCCCAAGTTATTTGCGGCCAATCAGCTAATGATGGCGGCGTGAGCGTGG is from Shewanella sp. SNU WT4 and encodes:
- a CDS encoding Na+/H+ antiporter NhaC family protein; amino-acid sequence: MSEVTALSLIPPAVVLVLAIWLRRPILALVIGTLVGLSLIDPAQILPSFAKISLNVMGDETIGWLILVCGGFGALISLLVRTGGAMAFGRATLKFAKGPKSSLLMTFVLGLIIFIDDYLNALTVGSTMKRVTDKFKISREMLAYVVDSTAAPICVLVPLSTWAVFFGGLLVDNGIAPEGQAISVYMQAIPYMLYAWFAVAMVLLVILGIVPAFGPMKKAQLAAAQGHPALAQMDLDSVQTSDEYAIKAMEEEFENADAKGQLHNFFVPILLLVGFTVYFGIDVWMGLLATLAVTLPYYAVQRLMTLAEMMEQMIDGFKSMLPAISTVIAAFIFKDVCDQLMLPQYVIESLSPFMTPQLLPAVVFIAMALLAFATGSSWGIFAVSIPIVMPLAQAVDANIPLVIGALLSASSFGSQACFYSDSTVLAAQGSGCNLVSHGVTQLPYTLICAAFACIGFLLLA
- a CDS encoding YchE family NAAT transporter: MDITLYVKFFLGLVAIINPVGLLPVFVSLTSHQNNVDRKHTAKVANFAVVVILLVTIVAGQHILNMFSISLSAFRIAGGSLIAIIAMSMLQGKLGEVKRNQEEDRESSAMESVAVVPLALPLMAGPGAISSVIVFAAEHNTLMNVLGMFVTVIIFGLLSYLLFSLASIIYRILGKTGINVITRLMGLLMLSIGIEVIAAGFKGMFPSLLG
- the yfbR gene encoding 5'-deoxynucleotidase, producing the protein MSHFFAHMARMKLIQRWPLMHNVRTENVQEHSLQVAMVAHALAVISNQYHQAQFDPYRAATIAIYHDASEVLTGDLPTPVKYFNKDIEAEYKKIEAIAETHLLNMLPELLRPDFESLLVTSHIPPEYKALVKSADTLCAYLKCLEESRAGNDEFFTAKRRLEERLTQDPLPAVQDFIQLFIPSFRLNLDQINQML
- a CDS encoding GNAT family N-acetyltransferase, whose protein sequence is MSSTTITLAYANEARDSAAILALMNHAIINTTALYDLAPRDDAWLSAWFATKSSQQQPIVVALAASQLLGFGSYGHFRAYAANRFTVEHSLYVDAEHQGQGVGRLLLQALITEAKTAGMHTMIAAIDSDNLASIGLHQGQGFSSAGELNQVAFKFDRWLNLSLLQKMLKEDVPR
- a CDS encoding anti-phage deoxyguanosine triphosphatase; the encoded protein is MEIWQQRRLDEDKQRRFDQRSPYQRDRARILHSAAFRRLQAKTQVLGVGMNDFYRTRLTHSLEVSQIGTGIAALLRTKRPELNHLLGDDALIDALCLAHDIGHPPFGHGGEIALNFMMRDFGGFEGNGQTLRILTKLEPYTLDDGMNLCRRTLLGVLKYPVLNSAIPSLSQPSAIKPFAQVKASDWLPNKALYDDDADILEWILSPLASKDIELLQTLRPKANGQLRSVHKSLDCSIMELADDIAYAVHDLEDAIVMGIVNQAQWQEQVQPVIASSLDEYIREHLSGVTQALFSNTHHLRKNAIGILINALVTAIDINDNPEFSCELLRYNACLSAPFELLLNCLKTFVSVNVVHKPEVQMLEYKGQQMIMKLFEAFQSDPMRLLPTNTRARYQQMDANHGNSTRVIADYIGGMTDDFATRLYQQLFSPYAGNILDFGPE
- a CDS encoding S9 family peptidase, with amino-acid sequence MKYSKLLLALTLASSAQLAHSSSLKPFSVQDLVKLNKQHSVAVASDGSRLVYGLNVMDANGDRESELYLVDVTKPDAPAIQLTATKGTEHSVAFAPDNQSIYFLANRNGTSQLFRLSLQGGEAQPVSQLPLDIDGFQLDNSGNQVALQIRVFPECKTLTCSKDKFTAQADKPNAGREYTQLMVRHWDTWHDHARNHLFVAPLTAAGLGELVDVTAGLDTEAPPKPFSGMEEVTFTPDDKSLVYTAKAPSKDQAWTTNYDLWQVPVTGGTAKNLTADNKAWDAHATYSPDGRYLAYLAMSKPGFEADRYRIMLLDSVTGEKKEVAPLWDRSPDSLMFSKDGKSLYVTAQDLGQVGIFEVNTQFGDVKPLHSEGSSRLVALTPETIVFSRSSLVEPGDIYSLDLGTNQVSRITAVNKDKLASLKFGEFEQFNFKGWNNETVYGYWLKPANFEAGKQYPIAYLVHGGPQGSFGNSFSHRWNPQVWAGAGYGVVMVDFHGSTGYGQAFTDSISQDWGGKPLEDLQKGLESVAQQQPWLDKNNACALGGSYGGYMMNWIQGNWPNGFKCLVNHAGLFDMRSMYHVTEELWFPEYEFGGPYEQNKALYEKFNPVNHLKNWKTPMLVIHGEKDFRVPYDQGLAAFTYMQRNNIPSKLLIYPSENHWILSPENLEQWYGNVLGWLNTYTAK
- a CDS encoding pyridoxal phosphate-dependent aminotransferase, whose amino-acid sequence is MRPIIKSNKLDTVCYDIRGPVHKEARRLEEEGHRILKLNIGNPAPFGFEAPEEIVRDVILNLPSAQGYCESKGLFSARKAIVQHYQAQGIRGVDIEDIYIGNGVSELIVMAMQGLLNSDDEVLIPAPDYPLWTAAANLAGGKAVHYRCDEEADWFPCLDDIKAKISPRTRALVMINPNNPTGAVYSEAMILELIEICRQHQLILFADEIYDKILYDGAKHIPAASLSDDILTVTFNGLSKSYRAAGFRVGWMMLTGNLKAAQSYIDGLDMLASMRLCANVPNQYAIQTALGGYQSINELILPSGRLTVQRDVCIDLLNSIPGVSCKKPKGALYAFPKLDIKKFNIRDDEKLVLDLLRDRKILLVHGSAFNWPEPDHLRVVFLPWKEDLQKALTEFGSFLGNYRQ
- a CDS encoding sensor domain-containing diguanylate cyclase; protein product: MKLSTDEQLIDINQALLTLVADNSDMIIFVKDMARRYVYINRLGREYLKIAADAQLGFCDEDILHSSCLKTISAHDDRVLALGEDLEQMESIQSLNDHVTHHFSVKKKAIINNHNVVIGIMGFATDVTDMQTHQLELQHMVMTDSLTGLVNRRYFMNALERECARSKRQTMPFVLCVLDVDNFKRINDIYGHAAGDKVLVVLSELLKSALRQEDTIARLGGEEFGLLLPNTKVLLASQLIKRLLAELRKFRIKISDSVDIGITVSVGITQWEDTDAHFESCLHKADQLMYEAKEHGKNRFRS